One part of the Flavobacterium johnsoniae UW101 genome encodes these proteins:
- the mprF gene encoding bifunctional lysylphosphatidylglycerol flippase/synthetase MprF, producing MKVQAISNRFLVFFKERKGISFLRENDKIIRQFIFTIFFIGIGIWFIKHENSELKEVKNVIANAGSFWVLCGVILAAVYILLQAFMYYASFKAVQSKISFKDAVILFLKRNFISVFLPAGGISSLAFFTKPIEKKGVKPTQIHFASIVYGFVGILSVIIVAIPALLYSLFEGTTGSGEWYAFGAVAGLSLILYFIYDSVLKKGSIYRFIIKFFPSAEVFMEDLRNNRIIKSKFLQVVFYSVLIEFVGISHLYVAMVALGFTPSLTAAIMGYIISVIFLIVSPFLRGLGAIEISMSFILIQFGFTNVNAIAITFLYRFFEFWIPLLAGASLFIFSANKLLMRIVPSFLLFVLGLINIISVLTPAISERLHVLENIIPISAIKVSNYFVITAGLFMLVNAAFLLKGLRTAWWSAILLTSISVVGNITKAIDYEEALIALMVLVSLIVTRKEYYIKSNAHLQSIGLKTVLISIAAVLIYSILGFYFLDKKHFNIDFDWLQSIKYGLQNYFLMGSSDLVPLDRFAKRFLLSINICGFLSLGFLVYALVRPYTIKKEAVEDDFMTANSILEQYGASALDYFKTYDDKTIFITQNRKAFLAYRTADNFAVVLENPVAESAAEMKECIIEFDKYCYNNGLRSIYYRVPEENLDVFTSLQKKSLFIGQEGVVDLAAFTLEGSAKKTLRNAINKVKEKGFKTTVYTAPIKDGLLQKIKAVSDEWLKSTERSELVFSQGRFEWEELKNQTIITVENPEEKIVAFLNVIPDYVKNEGTYDLIRKTDDAPNGIIDFILIELFTYLKSQECTAVNLGLAAMSGIEEANTFPEKSMKFAYERIKYFSHYKGLRDYKEKFSPVWYNKYLVYSHDYDLLQAPLVLNKVVKP from the coding sequence ATGAAGGTACAAGCCATTTCGAATCGGTTTCTTGTTTTTTTTAAAGAAAGAAAAGGCATTTCTTTTCTTCGCGAAAATGATAAAATTATCAGACAATTTATTTTTACTATTTTTTTTATCGGAATTGGAATTTGGTTTATCAAACACGAAAATTCAGAATTAAAAGAAGTAAAAAATGTAATTGCAAATGCCGGCAGTTTCTGGGTTTTATGCGGTGTTATACTCGCTGCTGTTTATATACTGCTTCAGGCATTCATGTATTATGCATCATTTAAGGCTGTACAAAGTAAAATTTCTTTTAAAGATGCTGTGATTTTGTTTCTGAAACGAAATTTTATAAGCGTTTTTCTTCCGGCAGGAGGAATTTCTTCCTTAGCTTTTTTTACGAAACCTATCGAAAAGAAGGGTGTTAAACCCACTCAAATTCATTTTGCGTCAATTGTATACGGTTTCGTTGGAATTCTGTCTGTAATAATAGTGGCAATTCCGGCTTTGTTGTATTCACTTTTTGAAGGAACCACCGGATCAGGAGAATGGTATGCATTTGGGGCCGTTGCAGGATTAAGTCTTATACTGTATTTCATTTATGATTCTGTTTTAAAGAAAGGATCCATCTACAGATTTATCATTAAGTTTTTTCCATCTGCAGAAGTATTTATGGAGGACTTAAGAAACAACAGAATTATAAAAAGTAAATTTCTGCAGGTTGTTTTTTATTCGGTGCTGATTGAGTTTGTTGGAATATCGCATTTGTATGTAGCTATGGTTGCTCTGGGATTTACACCGTCTTTAACTGCAGCGATAATGGGCTATATTATTTCTGTTATTTTCCTGATTGTTTCGCCTTTTCTACGCGGCTTGGGCGCTATAGAAATATCGATGAGTTTTATCTTGATACAGTTTGGTTTTACAAACGTTAATGCTATAGCCATTACTTTTTTATATCGTTTTTTTGAATTTTGGATTCCGCTTCTTGCCGGAGCATCGCTTTTTATATTTAGTGCCAATAAGCTGTTAATGCGTATAGTACCGTCATTCCTTCTTTTTGTTTTAGGATTAATTAATATCATTTCGGTTTTAACACCCGCAATCTCTGAACGTCTGCATGTTTTAGAAAATATAATACCAATCTCGGCTATCAAAGTATCCAATTATTTTGTAATAACCGCCGGATTATTCATGCTTGTTAATGCTGCTTTTCTGCTCAAAGGATTACGAACCGCCTGGTGGTCTGCTATTTTACTGACAAGTATTTCTGTTGTGGGAAACATAACAAAAGCAATCGATTATGAAGAGGCTTTAATTGCTCTTATGGTTTTGGTTAGTCTAATCGTAACAAGAAAAGAATATTACATAAAAAGCAATGCACATTTACAGAGCATAGGTTTAAAAACGGTTTTAATAAGCATTGCAGCTGTTTTAATCTACAGTATTTTAGGGTTTTATTTTCTGGATAAAAAACACTTTAATATTGATTTTGACTGGCTTCAATCTATAAAATACGGGCTGCAGAATTACTTTTTAATGGGAAGCTCAGATTTAGTTCCTTTAGATCGTTTCGCCAAACGTTTTTTACTTTCTATAAACATCTGCGGGTTTTTATCTTTAGGATTTTTGGTTTATGCTTTAGTTCGTCCGTATACAATTAAAAAAGAAGCGGTTGAAGATGACTTCATGACCGCAAATTCTATTTTAGAACAATACGGAGCTTCTGCTTTAGATTATTTTAAAACCTACGACGACAAAACTATTTTTATTACTCAAAACCGAAAAGCATTTTTAGCCTATCGTACAGCCGATAATTTTGCTGTAGTATTAGAAAATCCGGTTGCAGAATCTGCTGCTGAAATGAAGGAATGTATTATAGAATTTGATAAATACTGTTATAACAACGGATTAAGAAGTATTTATTATCGTGTTCCCGAAGAAAATCTGGATGTATTTACTTCTCTGCAAAAGAAAAGTTTGTTTATAGGGCAGGAGGGTGTTGTTGACTTAGCAGCATTTACTTTAGAAGGAAGTGCCAAAAAAACACTGCGTAACGCCATAAACAAAGTGAAAGAAAAAGGATTTAAAACCACCGTTTATACTGCACCAATAAAAGACGGACTGCTGCAAAAAATAAAAGCGGTGAGTGATGAATGGCTTAAAAGTACAGAAAGAAGTGAGCTTGTTTTTTCGCAAGGCAGATTTGAATGGGAAGAATTAAAAAACCAGACCATTATTACGGTTGAAAATCCCGAAGAAAAAATTGTCGCTTTTTTAAACGTAATTCCGGATTATGTCAAAAACGAAGGAACATACGACTTAATTCGCAAAACTGATGATGCACCAAACGGAATCATAGATTTTATTTTGATAGAGTTATTTACGTATTTAAAATCTCAGGAATGTACTGCTGTAAATTTAGGATTAGCAGCTATGAGCGGCATTGAAGAAGCAAATACTTTTCCCGAAAAATCAATGAAGTTTGCCTACGAACGAATTAAATATTTCTCACATTACAAAGGATTAAGAGATTACAAAGAAAAATTCTCTCCCGTATGGTATAATAAATATTTAGTGTATTCTCATGATTATGATTTACTGCAGGCTCCTTTGGTTTTAAACAAAGTAGTCAAACCATAA
- a CDS encoding VOC family protein — MKTIHKKSNKKVQTSAAAILNLILLFSASEKTAAQTSAGIVGIDHVGINVPDLNKAVTFFNDVLSFTPVTQLGPIPLDADWKKLNHINPNTGAVTIKMINAGNGASIEVFEYADNKGSKTHPNTDDIGASHIAFYVNDINAAVQYLKSKDVKIIGEPFTMPSGDTAGETWVYFETPWGSKMELVSYPNGKGYEKSHPKTILWSPKNVSVKKVSPDDFDSKKNTAIVENHLKIWNEKDETKRKALLNQVYAVNVEMVDRHFIAEGIENISKFIVELQTKNPDFRFTAKSVETNHNIVRLYWQFGSKEKPAVVSGMDLFVIENGKVQKLYVFVDQK; from the coding sequence ATGAAAACAATTCATAAAAAATCAAATAAAAAAGTACAGACTTCAGCAGCTGCAATACTTAATTTAATACTGCTTTTTTCAGCTTCAGAAAAAACAGCCGCACAAACTAGTGCAGGAATCGTTGGTATCGATCACGTGGGCATTAATGTGCCGGATCTCAATAAAGCCGTTACATTTTTTAACGATGTACTTAGTTTTACGCCCGTAACACAATTAGGACCAATTCCGCTTGATGCCGACTGGAAAAAATTAAATCATATTAATCCTAATACTGGTGCTGTTACCATAAAAATGATCAATGCAGGAAACGGAGCAAGCATCGAAGTGTTTGAATATGCAGATAACAAAGGAAGTAAAACGCATCCTAATACAGATGATATTGGAGCATCGCATATTGCTTTTTATGTAAATGATATTAATGCCGCAGTGCAGTATTTAAAAAGTAAAGACGTAAAAATAATAGGAGAACCTTTTACAATGCCTTCTGGAGATACAGCAGGAGAAACCTGGGTTTATTTTGAAACACCTTGGGGGTCTAAAATGGAACTGGTTTCATATCCAAACGGAAAAGGATATGAAAAATCACATCCTAAAACTATATTATGGTCGCCAAAAAATGTGTCAGTGAAAAAAGTTTCTCCAGACGATTTCGATTCTAAAAAGAACACGGCAATAGTAGAAAATCATCTTAAAATTTGGAATGAAAAAGACGAAACAAAACGCAAAGCTCTATTAAATCAAGTGTATGCGGTTAATGTTGAAATGGTCGACCGTCATTTTATTGCAGAAGGAATTGAAAATATCAGTAAGTTTATTGTAGAACTTCAAACTAAAAATCCGGATTTCAGGTTTACTGCAAAATCAGTAGAGACAAATCATAACATTGTTCGATTGTACTGGCAGTTTGGTTCAAAAGAAAAACCAGCTGTTGTAAGCGGTATGGATTTGTTTGTAATTGAAAACGGAAAAGTACAGAAATTATACGTTTTTGTAGATCAGAAATAA
- a CDS encoding SDR family oxidoreductase, with product MSKTIFITGTSTGFGKLTALTLANAGHSVIAGMRNTNDKNAAAAKELGAVENIEVVDIDVTDDASVNKAIEKVITKYGKIDVLINNAAVSGFGLLEGYSIDQVRKMFDVNVYSVLRMYQAVLPSMRKERNGLVINITTGASGHTLPFMVPYIASKLVVESFTEGLQDELADYGIENVSIQPGVYPTEMNNGSKAGIYADKTEIIEQYGEAATEKFNALGTALFGKMAQFDMNPQTIADGILELVSMKKGERPLRFPLDAIAQGTDKEFIEARAAIKAKWVAAYTN from the coding sequence ATGTCAAAAACAATTTTCATTACAGGAACAAGTACAGGCTTTGGAAAATTAACAGCTTTAACATTAGCAAACGCTGGTCATTCAGTAATTGCAGGAATGCGCAACACAAATGATAAAAATGCCGCAGCCGCAAAAGAACTGGGAGCAGTAGAAAACATTGAAGTAGTAGATATCGATGTTACTGATGATGCATCAGTTAACAAAGCCATCGAAAAAGTAATCACTAAATACGGCAAAATTGATGTATTGATAAACAATGCAGCAGTAAGCGGTTTTGGTCTGCTTGAAGGCTACTCAATCGATCAGGTTCGCAAAATGTTCGATGTAAACGTTTACAGCGTGCTTCGTATGTATCAGGCGGTGCTTCCTTCTATGAGAAAAGAAAGAAACGGACTTGTCATTAATATTACAACCGGAGCAAGCGGACACACACTTCCTTTTATGGTTCCGTATATCGCATCAAAACTTGTAGTAGAAAGTTTTACAGAAGGATTGCAAGATGAACTTGCTGATTACGGAATTGAAAATGTAAGCATCCAGCCTGGAGTTTATCCAACAGAAATGAATAACGGATCGAAAGCGGGTATTTATGCTGATAAAACAGAAATTATAGAACAATACGGCGAAGCTGCAACAGAAAAATTCAACGCATTGGGCACAGCATTATTTGGCAAAATGGCACAGTTCGATATGAATCCGCAGACTATTGCCGATGGTATTCTGGAGTTGGTAAGCATGAAAAAAGGAGAGAGACCGCTTCGTTTTCCGCTTGATGCCATTGCTCAGGGAACTGATAAAGAATTTATAGAAGCCCGTGCTGCTATTAAAGCAAAATGGGTAGCTGCTTACACTAATTAA
- a CDS encoding Crp/Fnr family transcriptional regulator, which produces MYEIFQKYLEDKTELTQAESERIQSFAIIKKLRKRQYLLQEGDVWKYDAFITQGCVRTYTVDEKGSEHVNSFSIENWWTGDRESLMMQQPSRFNIDAIEDTELVLFTHENFELLCREIPAFNNMVNTILQRSFIAAQNRIQASLTLTAEEKYLNFINKYPGFASRIPQTMIASYLGMTPETLSRIRKQTAKK; this is translated from the coding sequence ATGTATGAAATATTCCAAAAATACCTTGAAGATAAAACTGAACTGACACAGGCAGAATCAGAACGTATACAATCATTTGCTATTATTAAAAAACTTCGTAAAAGACAATATCTGCTTCAGGAAGGAGATGTCTGGAAATATGACGCCTTTATTACTCAGGGTTGCGTTAGAACTTATACCGTAGATGAAAAAGGAAGCGAGCATGTAAACAGTTTTAGTATAGAGAACTGGTGGACAGGCGACAGGGAGAGTTTAATGATGCAGCAGCCGTCACGGTTTAATATAGATGCTATAGAAGATACCGAGCTTGTTCTTTTTACTCATGAGAATTTTGAACTGCTGTGCAGAGAAATTCCCGCGTTTAATAATATGGTCAATACTATTTTGCAAAGAAGTTTTATAGCCGCTCAAAACAGAATTCAGGCTTCACTGACTTTAACAGCCGAAGAAAAGTATTTAAATTTTATAAATAAATACCCGGGATTTGCTTCGAGGATTCCGCAGACCATGATTGCCTCATATCTGGGCATGACACCAGAAACGCTAAGCCGTATTCGAAAACAAACCGCAAAAAAATAA
- a CDS encoding NAD-dependent epimerase/dehydratase family protein produces the protein MQTILGASGQIGEELARELKRNFTSDIRIVSRKAQKVNDTDTVFSADLINREEAVEAVKGSEIAYFTLGLPMDSDLWEKQFLLILKNTIEACKINKTKLVFFDNTYMYPQDNRVLTEDTVFEPVGRKGKIRKEMAEMVLSEMQSGQLEAVICRAPEFYGPDKTQSITNTLIFKAVKEHKKLKVPLSATKKRSLIWTPDASRATALIGNTPDAFYQTWHLPVDESHLSYKEFIALASNVYGRELKYAVIPKFVFKIGSLFNKRMKELQELLPRYEHDNIFDDSKFRKRFPDFEITNYKKGIERIKEEQEISK, from the coding sequence ATGCAGACGATATTAGGTGCCAGCGGGCAGATAGGAGAAGAACTTGCAAGAGAACTAAAAAGGAATTTTACTTCAGATATTAGAATTGTAAGCCGAAAAGCTCAAAAAGTTAATGATACTGATACTGTTTTTTCAGCAGATTTAATCAATCGGGAAGAGGCTGTTGAAGCTGTTAAGGGAAGTGAAATTGCTTATTTTACATTGGGACTTCCTATGGATTCTGATTTATGGGAAAAACAATTTTTGCTGATTTTAAAAAATACAATTGAAGCTTGTAAAATAAACAAAACAAAACTCGTATTTTTTGATAACACATATATGTATCCGCAGGATAACAGAGTCCTTACAGAAGATACAGTTTTTGAGCCTGTGGGAAGAAAAGGGAAAATTAGAAAAGAGATGGCTGAAATGGTTTTAAGCGAAATGCAGTCTGGTCAGTTAGAAGCTGTAATTTGCCGTGCACCTGAATTTTATGGACCTGATAAAACACAAAGTATTACGAACACATTAATTTTCAAGGCAGTTAAGGAACATAAAAAGCTAAAAGTACCTTTGAGCGCTACAAAGAAAAGAAGCCTTATTTGGACGCCTGATGCAAGCAGGGCGACAGCATTAATAGGAAATACTCCAGATGCTTTTTATCAAACCTGGCATTTGCCTGTCGATGAAAGTCATCTTAGTTATAAAGAGTTTATTGCATTGGCCTCTAATGTTTATGGCAGAGAGTTAAAATATGCTGTTATTCCTAAGTTTGTATTTAAAATAGGGTCGCTTTTTAATAAAAGAATGAAAGAATTACAGGAACTGCTTCCGAGATATGAACATGATAATATTTTTGATGATTCGAAATTTAGAAAGCGTTTTCCGGATTTTGAAATAACAAATTATAAAAAGGGAATCGAAAGGATTAAAGAGGAGCAGGAAATTAGTAAATAA
- a CDS encoding LLM class flavin-dependent oxidoreductase, whose product MKKLGFLSFGHWSNNPSYQSRTAADTLLQSIDLAVAAEQIGLDGAYFRVHHFAQQLASPFPLLSAIGAKTSKIEIGTGVIDMRYENPLYMVEDAGAADLISGGRLQLGISRGSPEQVIDGWHYFGYEPMAGETDADMGRKKALDFLEGLKGEGFAEPNPYPMFPNPPGLLRVEPHSEGLRERIWWGAASNATAVWAAENGMHLQSSTLKYDENGKPFHVQQAEQIRLYKEAWEKAGHQREARVSVSRSIFAIVNEQDRYYFGGQGKGADSFGYIERDKRAVFGKSYAAEPDKLIEELSQDEAIKEADTLLLTIPNTLGVDYNVHILSSILEHIAPALGWR is encoded by the coding sequence ATGAAAAAGCTAGGATTTTTATCATTTGGGCATTGGTCAAATAATCCATCATATCAATCTCGTACAGCTGCTGATACACTGCTTCAATCTATCGATTTAGCAGTAGCTGCAGAACAAATAGGTTTAGACGGAGCTTATTTTCGTGTGCACCATTTTGCGCAGCAGCTCGCATCGCCTTTTCCTTTGCTTTCTGCAATTGGTGCAAAAACAAGCAAAATTGAGATAGGAACAGGTGTAATCGATATGCGGTACGAAAATCCATTGTATATGGTGGAAGACGCTGGCGCGGCCGATTTGATATCTGGAGGACGTTTACAACTGGGAATAAGCAGAGGTTCACCGGAACAGGTTATTGATGGATGGCATTATTTTGGTTACGAACCAATGGCTGGTGAAACTGATGCCGATATGGGACGAAAAAAAGCATTGGATTTTTTAGAAGGACTTAAAGGTGAAGGATTTGCTGAACCTAATCCATATCCAATGTTTCCAAATCCGCCGGGATTGTTACGTGTTGAACCACATTCTGAAGGATTAAGAGAACGAATTTGGTGGGGAGCTGCATCGAATGCAACTGCCGTTTGGGCAGCTGAAAACGGTATGCATCTTCAAAGTTCTACCCTTAAGTACGATGAAAACGGTAAACCCTTTCATGTCCAGCAGGCAGAACAGATTAGATTGTATAAGGAAGCTTGGGAAAAAGCAGGACATCAGCGTGAAGCAAGAGTTTCGGTAAGCCGTTCCATTTTTGCAATAGTTAACGAACAGGACAGGTATTACTTTGGCGGACAAGGCAAAGGAGCTGACAGTTTCGGTTATATCGAACGCGATAAAAGAGCTGTTTTTGGTAAAAGCTACGCAGCCGAACCAGACAAACTAATCGAAGAACTGAGTCAGGACGAAGCGATTAAGGAAGCAGATACATTACTGCTTACAATTCCTAATACTTTGGGTGTAGATTATAATGTACATATTTTGTCTTCAATTTTAGAACATATTGCTCCTGCATTAGGCTGGAGATAG
- a CDS encoding GNAT family protein gives MKTIKRKKETAVILPYAVSKEAVDFCIETAGPAHTLWINEICEVTLLSAIARGTGISGRSPELLKEKMKKGEAVIAFTADGRWAGFSFISSWENGRYVSNSGLIVAPDFRHTGLAKKIKRKIFELSIQKYPNAKIFSLTTGLAVMKMNHELGFEPVTYSELPGDEEFWDNCKTCVNCPILKSKDRKNCLCTAMLYDPKNIQI, from the coding sequence ATGAAAACTATAAAGCGTAAAAAAGAAACCGCCGTAATTTTGCCTTATGCGGTATCTAAAGAAGCAGTTGATTTTTGTATTGAAACTGCCGGACCTGCTCATACTTTATGGATAAACGAAATTTGTGAAGTAACATTACTGTCAGCCATAGCACGTGGTACAGGTATATCCGGACGTTCACCAGAACTTCTTAAGGAAAAAATGAAAAAGGGAGAAGCTGTTATTGCATTTACAGCAGATGGAAGATGGGCAGGTTTTTCATTTATTTCTTCTTGGGAAAACGGCCGTTATGTTTCAAATTCTGGTTTGATTGTTGCGCCAGATTTCAGGCATACCGGATTAGCGAAAAAAATTAAAAGAAAGATTTTTGAACTTAGTATTCAAAAATATCCTAATGCTAAAATATTCAGCCTTACAACTGGTCTTGCGGTAATGAAAATGAATCATGAACTGGGATTTGAACCTGTAACATATTCAGAACTGCCCGGTGACGAAGAATTTTGGGATAATTGCAAAACCTGTGTCAATTGTCCTATTTTAAAAAGTAAGGACAGAAAAAACTGTTTATGCACTGCAATGCTTTATGATCCAAAAAATATTCAAATATAA
- a CDS encoding murein L,D-transpeptidase catalytic domain-containing protein, producing MRIFFMALLFSLSSFTTYKTADNKEILSELEMIRLTEHVNEIKTFTASNHGYNKKIAFLVDMKIKSGKNRFFVYDLQNNQIIDQGLVAHGSGSETGIKGDILQFSNTPNSNCTSLGRYSVEKPYKGVFGKAFRLSGMDETNSNALKRAIVLHCYKEVPDDEKEYYIINSHGCPMVSELFFKRLEKIIDSSDSKIMLSVYY from the coding sequence ATGAGAATATTTTTTATGGCACTGCTTTTTTCTTTAAGTTCGTTTACCACTTACAAGACTGCGGACAATAAAGAAATTTTATCTGAACTGGAAATGATAAGACTTACAGAACATGTAAATGAAATTAAAACATTTACTGCTTCAAATCATGGCTACAATAAGAAAATCGCTTTTCTTGTAGATATGAAGATCAAATCAGGTAAAAATCGTTTTTTTGTATACGACTTACAAAACAACCAAATTATCGATCAAGGACTAGTTGCACATGGTTCAGGATCAGAAACCGGAATAAAAGGTGATATTCTTCAATTTAGCAACACCCCAAATTCTAACTGTACATCATTAGGCCGTTATTCTGTTGAAAAACCTTATAAAGGTGTTTTCGGAAAAGCATTCAGATTGAGCGGTATGGATGAAACGAACAGCAATGCTTTAAAAAGAGCTATCGTGCTGCACTGCTACAAAGAAGTTCCAGACGATGAAAAAGAATACTACATAATAAACAGCCACGGCTGCCCAATGGTAAGTGAACTTTTCTTTAAAAGACTTGAAAAAATAATTGACAGCTCAGATTCTAAAATCATGCTTTCAGTTTATTATTAA
- a CDS encoding mechanosensitive ion channel family protein yields the protein MILSVKRLLSSLLLLAALLINSNAVTAQLLGSAKTTTEEPVKVPEDSLGRRTPQGTVNGFIKAIGEQNYLRASQYLVLSKRSYRKTTERIRIVKTFQQLLDQGGNLSPSSIISNKETGRTDDDLATGVDLVGNISTGKETIQLYVENQSDDSQPALWLFSAETVESILSADIRGEKTFLDRILPHYLKERKLGNVPIGHWAVVVVMTILSYLLARILIFVIGFVIQKLWKKADTENGTAIIEALTLPVHMYLTVILFVAFTQRMGISIVVRQRFSIIIITIGIVAFLILLWRMTDFVSMFARSRMSRKGRISAISAILFLSRTTKAAIVFVGIIAILGIIGVDVTAGLAALGIGGIALALGAQKTIENFVGSVSLIADQPLRVGDYCRVDDIKGTVESIGMRSTTLRTSARTIVTIPNGQLSASKIENFAHRDRFIFNPIFTFRMETTPDQMRYLLVELRSLLYAHPAVLNSPPIVRFTGITADALKVEITAYIEALNFEISQEVQEDILLRMMDIIEASGTSLAYPSQTLYMAQDSSPSNEKAAAVAETVKKWKEKNELQLPKFDPKRVEEIKDSIKYPGEGSFKPKED from the coding sequence ATGATTTTAAGTGTGAAGCGTTTACTGTCCTCTTTGCTTTTATTAGCAGCATTACTGATAAATTCTAATGCAGTTACAGCCCAATTATTGGGTTCAGCAAAAACTACAACAGAAGAACCGGTAAAAGTCCCGGAAGATTCTTTGGGAAGAAGAACACCTCAGGGAACAGTTAATGGATTTATTAAAGCTATTGGCGAGCAGAATTACCTGCGTGCCAGCCAGTATCTTGTACTAAGTAAACGCTCTTACCGAAAAACAACTGAAAGAATACGCATAGTAAAAACATTTCAACAGCTTTTAGATCAGGGCGGTAACCTTTCGCCCTCGTCCATTATAAGCAATAAAGAAACCGGGCGGACAGACGATGATCTGGCAACGGGTGTAGATCTTGTAGGGAATATTTCTACGGGTAAAGAAACCATACAGCTCTACGTAGAAAATCAATCAGATGACAGCCAGCCCGCATTATGGCTTTTCTCTGCCGAAACAGTAGAATCCATACTTTCAGCCGATATTAGAGGAGAAAAAACTTTTTTAGATCGTATACTTCCGCATTATTTAAAGGAACGAAAATTAGGAAACGTTCCTATTGGTCATTGGGCAGTAGTAGTTGTCATGACGATTTTATCCTATTTATTGGCCAGAATATTAATTTTCGTAATAGGTTTTGTGATTCAAAAGCTATGGAAAAAAGCCGATACAGAAAATGGAACAGCAATTATAGAGGCATTGACACTGCCGGTTCACATGTATCTTACCGTAATTTTATTTGTCGCGTTTACACAGCGCATGGGAATTTCCATAGTCGTCCGCCAGCGTTTTAGTATTATTATAATCACCATCGGAATCGTCGCTTTTTTAATACTGCTTTGGAGAATGACCGATTTTGTAAGCATGTTTGCGCGAAGCAGAATGAGCAGGAAAGGCCGAATTTCTGCCATATCAGCGATTTTATTTTTGAGTCGTACTACTAAAGCTGCCATTGTTTTTGTTGGAATTATTGCAATTCTCGGAATTATTGGTGTAGATGTCACAGCAGGACTTGCGGCACTTGGTATTGGAGGTATCGCATTGGCTTTGGGAGCGCAGAAAACTATAGAAAACTTTGTTGGCAGTGTCAGCCTTATTGCAGATCAGCCTTTAAGAGTAGGCGATTACTGCCGGGTTGATGATATTAAAGGAACAGTTGAGTCTATCGGAATGCGGTCTACCACACTTCGTACTTCTGCAAGAACTATTGTAACTATTCCTAACGGACAATTATCGGCCAGTAAAATAGAAAATTTTGCCCATCGCGACCGTTTTATATTTAATCCGATATTTACCTTTAGGATGGAAACAACTCCTGACCAAATGCGTTATCTTTTAGTAGAACTAAGATCTTTGCTGTATGCTCATCCTGCAGTTTTAAATTCTCCGCCTATAGTTCGTTTTACAGGAATAACAGCAGATGCTTTAAAAGTTGAAATTACGGCATATATAGAAGCATTAAATTTTGAAATATCTCAAGAAGTACAAGAAGATATCTTACTTAGAATGATGGATATTATAGAAGCAAGCGGAACATCATTAGCCTATCCGTCTCAAACATTGTATATGGCTCAAGATAGTTCACCCTCAAATGAAAAAGCCGCCGCAGTTGCAGAAACTGTTAAAAAATGGAAAGAAAAAAATGAGTTGCAGCTCCCTAAATTTGACCCTAAACGTGTTGAAGAAATAAAAGACAGTATTAAATACCCAGGAGAAGGCAGTTTTAAGCCAAAAGAAGATTGA